Proteins from a single region of Mytilus trossulus isolate FHL-02 chromosome 2, PNRI_Mtr1.1.1.hap1, whole genome shotgun sequence:
- the LOC134707045 gene encoding large ribosomal subunit protein bL32m-like isoform X2, translated as MYNIVLKTPRLLAKHVDQNKLLPCAHFGLALDTPPTNERLDNANTQQRSILDQIFSPIDYAVPKFRRSRERRMTRQFGKHQMERYIDIKKSLIMCLECGHWHEKKTICGTCYERVREETKEMKKELGEALEYTPDQKEVTFVYDGEDKTPTCEGKHIVEMKKPRPKWFADALLTKVKPSNN; from the exons atgtataatattgtTCTGAAGACGCCACGCTTGTTGGCGAAACATGTCGACCAGAATAAACTCTTACCATGTG CACATTTTGGTTTAGCTCTAGATACACCTCCAACAAATGAAAGACTTGACAATGCCAACACCCAGCAAAGGTCTATTTTGGATCAAATTTTTTCTCCAATAGATTATGCAGTACCTAAATTTAGACGATCTCGAGAACGTAGAATGACACGACAGTTTGGTAAACATCAAATGGAAAGATATATTGATATCAAGAAAAGTTTAATTATGTGTCTTGAATGTGGGCATTGGcatgaaaagaaaacaatttgtg GTACTTGTTATGAAAGAGTTAGAGAAGAAACAAAAGAGATGAAAAAAGAATTAGGTGAGGCCTTGGAGTATACACCTGATCAGAAAGAAGTCACCTTTGTTTATGATGGTGAAGATAAAACACCTACATGCGAAGGAAAACATATTGTGGAAATGAAAAAACCTAGACCAAAGTGGTTTGCAGATGCTCTGTTGACAAAAGTGAAAccatcaaataattaa
- the LOC134707046 gene encoding uncharacterized protein LOC134707046 encodes MASYSRELYSGKIPEDIPVLELDTLDDEITASYTGPDDGLAFPVREQNGNTGFNSVDVAGITDWKKKSEKGYGICISLYEQHPVNGKMSGDPIADAFAICARKNNCILLIADGVNWGEKSRLAARCALYGAMKYLNKHVYDKLNQPRNTREVVEILRNSFDQAHQTILSKEGGLTTMCACMICPMKGSKEFSVCCVNVGDSYGYILGERRGIREITVGSHDISSERDIRDAGGAIGPVHGNDPELQNLTCSMTFASEGDIVFLTTDGISDNFDPVVTKVAIPRQVNGESAQDISNSEVTIKPEMEPGERHIYGMKEMERVINEQELVTEEQCTAQSLCSTLVQHVLMLTDSKRKVLENPSLYKRRRMTQDQRQIRDSEIKKKMAKAPGKLDHASIVAYELGRTNHDNLENIPLTGSPLITKSPSSVTSTPDSNSSRRHSHHGLSGSKPSRPRKLFSRLRSLSVTSPQSPLSPTSLGKLSISPQKISFKRSRSGSEPNTPSSPGNGSFLPKGSSSPSPMSPQSPNRDLPIPLPAQHPKRTSVSYESAV; translated from the exons ATGGCAAGTTATAGTCGTGAACTTTACTCAGGGAAGATACCAGAGGACATTCCTGTGTTGGAATTAGACACGTTGGATGATGAAATAACAGCAAGTTACACAGGACCAGATGATGGCTTAGCATTTCCTGTTAGAGAACAAA aTGGAAATACAGGATTCAATAGTGTTGATGTTGCAGGAATTACAGATTGGAAAAAGAAGTCGGAGAAAGGTTATGGGATTTGTATCTCTCTTTATGAACAACATCCTGTCAATGGAAAAATGTCAG gagaTCCAATTGCTGATGCATTTGCCATTTGTGCAAggaaaaataattgtatactGCTTATAGCTGATGGTGTAAACTGGGGAGAAAAGTCAAGACTTGCAGCCAGATGTGCTCTGTATGGAGCTATGAAATACCTCAACAAACATGTGTATGATAAACTTAATCAACCAAGAAATACAAGG GAAGTGGTAGAAATTCTCAGGAATTCATTCGATCAAGCTCATCAAACTATTCTGTCAAAAGAAGGTGGACTGACAACAATGTGTGCTTGTATGATCTGTCCCATGAAAGGATCTAAAGAGTTTTCAGTATGTTGTGTAAATGTTGGAGACAGTTATGGTTATATTCTTGGAGAAAGAAGGGGAATTAGAGAAATAACGGTAGGGTCACATGACATTAGTTCTGAACGAGATATTAGGGACGCTGGTGGGGCAATAGGACCAGTCCACGGCAATGACCCAGAATTACAAAATCTCACTTGTTCTATGACTTTTGCAAGTGAAGGAGATATTGTGTTTTTAACTACTGATGGCATTTCTGACAATTTTGATCCTGTTGTCACAAAAGTAGCCATACCTAGACAAGTTAATGGTGAAAGTGCACAAGATATTTCTAATTCAGAAGTAACTATAAAACCTGAAATGGAACCAGGTGAGAGACATATATATGGTATGAAGGAGATGGAACGGGTTATTAATGAACAAGAACTAGTCACAGAAGAACAATGTACTGCACAAAGTTTGTGTAGTACACTTGTCCAGCATGTACTTATGCTAACTGATTCTAAACGTAAAGTATTGGAAAATCCCTCGTTGTATAAACGTAGAAGAATGACACAAGACCAGAGACAGATACGAGATTCagaaataaagaagaaaatggCAAAAGCACCAGGAAAACTAGATCATGCTTCAATTGTTGCTTATGAATTAGGAAGAACTAACCATGACAATTTGGAAAATATTCCCCTGACAGGAAGTCCTTTAATAACAAAATCACCAAGTTCTGTAACCAGTACACCAGATTCTAATAGCAGTCGTAGACACTCACATCATGGTCTCTCAGGTTCCAAGCCTTCTCGTCCCAGGAAATTATTTTCACGCTTAAGAAGTCTTAGTGTGACATCACCACAATCTCCATTAAGTCCAACATCATTAGGAAAACTCTCAATTTCTCCAcagaaaatttcttttaaaagatcAAGATCAGGATCAGAACCAAATACTCCATCAAGCCCAGGAAATGGTAGTTTTCTGCCTAAAGGTTCAAGCTCACCATCTCCTATGAGCCCTCAAAGTCCAAATCGTGATTTACCTATTCCATTACCAGCACAGCATCCTAAAAGGACATCTGTTTCATATGAATCAGCCgtttaa